One part of the Thermodesulfovibrio sp. 3462-1 genome encodes these proteins:
- a CDS encoding HDIG domain-containing metalloprotein, with the protein MKNMKDTPPLKPVTPDRSYLRKFIEKFKSSQNGKDKKIFIERQALLFLIGLSVLIAFLLHDFKSETSFLGSLILVMLLVVFFYRDLLRYKPAYIKKKKMKALLGILTIFTLVIARVFDHVFSVFSKGLGIEGLGLHTLGIPFALGPALVVLLFDFHTAITFSLVLSFMAGIWVKIPLIPIYVFIGSLIGAFALLRCKKRTDIINAGIYIAIANTVSSISILLIMRDVSFSKIYFSSVFSVINGLTVSAMCFLCLPAIERFFHVTTPLSFIELLDIDHPLMKQLSVEAPGTYHHSMIVGCLAEAAAEVVGVNPLLAKVASYYHDIGKIRMPEYFVENQTGCVSKHEKLNPHLSSMIIISHVKDGVELAEEYNLPEIIKDVIQQHHGTALVTYFYQKALKEMETPPSEQDYRYPGPKPQTKLAALVMLADAVEAASRTLDDPTPARISGLVDKIVKNIFIDGQLDECEITLKDLSEIKKKFEYILTGIFHRRISYPEPLKEKTL; encoded by the coding sequence ACACGCCACCACTTAAGCCTGTTACTCCTGACAGGTCATATTTAAGAAAATTTATTGAAAAATTTAAATCTTCCCAGAATGGAAAAGACAAAAAGATATTTATTGAAAGACAAGCATTACTTTTTCTTATTGGTTTATCTGTTTTAATTGCCTTTTTACTTCATGATTTCAAATCAGAGACTTCCTTTTTAGGAAGCCTGATTCTTGTTATGCTTCTTGTTGTTTTTTTCTATAGAGATCTTCTTAGATATAAGCCTGCTTATATTAAAAAGAAAAAAATGAAGGCATTACTTGGAATTCTTACGATTTTTACATTAGTTATTGCAAGAGTATTTGATCATGTATTTTCAGTGTTTTCTAAGGGATTAGGAATTGAAGGTTTGGGTTTGCATACCCTTGGCATACCTTTTGCTTTAGGTCCTGCATTGGTGGTATTATTGTTTGATTTCCATACAGCTATTACATTTTCTTTAGTTCTCAGTTTTATGGCAGGGATATGGGTGAAAATACCTTTAATACCTATTTATGTTTTTATTGGCTCTCTCATTGGTGCTTTTGCTCTTCTCAGATGTAAAAAAAGAACTGACATAATAAATGCTGGAATATACATAGCAATAGCTAATACAGTTAGTTCAATCTCTATTCTTCTTATAATGAGAGATGTTAGTTTTTCTAAGATTTATTTTTCCTCTGTTTTTTCAGTTATCAATGGATTGACAGTATCAGCAATGTGTTTTCTTTGTTTGCCTGCTATAGAAAGATTTTTTCATGTGACAACTCCTTTAAGTTTTATTGAACTGCTGGATATTGATCATCCTTTAATGAAACAGCTTTCGGTTGAAGCTCCAGGAACTTATCATCACAGTATGATAGTTGGCTGTCTTGCAGAGGCTGCAGCTGAGGTTGTAGGAGTTAATCCTTTGCTGGCAAAGGTTGCTTCTTATTACCATGATATAGGCAAAATAAGAATGCCAGAGTATTTTGTAGAGAATCAGACAGGATGTGTAAGTAAACATGAAAAGCTTAATCCTCATCTGAGTAGTATGATTATAATTTCGCATGTAAAGGATGGAGTTGAGCTTGCAGAAGAGTATAATCTACCTGAAATTATAAAAGATGTAATCCAGCAACATCATGGAACTGCTCTTGTTACATATTTTTATCAAAAAGCACTAAAAGAGATGGAAACTCCTCCATCTGAACAGGATTATAGATATCCAGGACCAAAACCACAAACAAAACTTGCAGCTTTAGTAATGCTTGCAGATGCTGTGGAGGCAGCTTCAAGAACTCTTGATGATCCAACACCTGCGAGAATTTCAGGACTTGTAGATAAAATCGTAAAAAACATATTTATTGACGGACAGCTTGATGAATGTGAAATAACTTTAAAAGACCTAAGCGAGATTAAAAAGAAGTTTGAATACATCCTTACAGGAATATTTCACAGAAGAATTTCCTATCCAGAGCCTTTGAAAGAAAAGACTTTATGA
- the ybeY gene encoding rRNA maturation RNase YbeY: protein MRVIVEVINSQRKFKVSIKKLKQSTKKIFQFLYDDKNKNLLKIMEKNSTSLIISIIVVGSRKMRELNFQYRGKNSTTDVLSFPYLDKEPSGSLFLGEIIIDPEKVSSQANQYGLQFSHELDRILVHGILHLIGYDHERSACEARRMRKIEEKILTHLQS, encoded by the coding sequence ATGAGAGTTATTGTGGAAGTCATCAACAGTCAGAGAAAATTTAAAGTTTCAATAAAAAAGCTAAAGCAGAGCACTAAAAAAATTTTTCAATTTTTATATGACGATAAAAACAAAAATCTGCTCAAAATAATGGAAAAGAATTCAACTTCTCTGATAATCTCTATAATAGTTGTTGGCAGTAGAAAAATGAGAGAGCTTAATTTTCAATACAGGGGCAAAAATTCTACTACTGATGTTCTGTCTTTCCCTTATTTAGATAAAGAGCCTTCAGGTAGCTTATTTCTCGGAGAAATCATAATTGATCCAGAAAAAGTCTCATCTCAGGCAAACCAATACGGTCTTCAATTTTCGCATGAACTTGACAGAATTCTTGTTCATGGTATTCTTCATCTGATAGGTTATGACCATGAACGCTCAGCCTGCGAAGCAAGAAGAATGCGCAAGATTGAGGAAAAAATTTTAACCCATCTACAATCCTAA
- the leuC gene encoding 3-isopropylmalate dehydratase large subunit — protein MGMTIAEKILAEHAGKKEVSAGEIINAKVDLVLANDITAPIAIKEFEKLEVKDVFNKEKIALVPDHFTPQKDIKAAEQCKMLREFAYKYKIKHYFEIGRVGIEHALLPEQGLVLPGDLVIGADSHTCTYGALGAFATGVGSTDAAVAMATGECWFKVPETIKFIYYGKLQPWVSGKDLILYTIGDIGVDGASYMAMEFTGEVIDRMPMSGRFTMCNMAIEAGAKAGIIAPDKITEEYVKERAKRTYKFYSSDPDAIYAEIKEYDCSKIPPMVACPHLPSNVKPAQQLTHIKIDQVVIGSCTNGRLEDLREAAQILKGRKVHPEVRMIIIPATQKIYMDALKEGLIEIFIEAQAVVSPPTCGPCLGGHMGILAKGEKAIATTNRNFVGRMGHPESEVYLSSPATAAATGVLGRIGTPEELGL, from the coding sequence ATGGGAATGACAATAGCTGAAAAAATTCTTGCAGAGCATGCAGGAAAAAAAGAGGTCTCTGCGGGAGAAATAATTAATGCAAAGGTTGACCTTGTCCTTGCCAATGATATCACAGCACCAATTGCCATAAAAGAGTTTGAAAAACTCGAAGTAAAAGATGTCTTTAATAAAGAAAAAATTGCTCTGGTGCCAGATCATTTTACTCCACAGAAGGATATAAAGGCTGCAGAGCAGTGCAAAATGCTTAGAGAATTTGCCTACAAATACAAAATAAAACATTACTTTGAAATTGGAAGAGTTGGCATTGAACATGCTCTTTTACCTGAACAAGGACTTGTGCTTCCTGGCGACCTTGTAATTGGTGCAGATAGCCACACGTGCACCTATGGAGCTCTGGGTGCTTTTGCAACAGGTGTTGGCTCAACAGATGCAGCTGTTGCAATGGCAACCGGTGAGTGCTGGTTTAAAGTACCTGAAACAATCAAATTTATCTACTATGGAAAGCTTCAGCCCTGGGTAAGTGGAAAGGATTTAATTCTTTATACAATTGGAGACATCGGAGTTGATGGAGCCTCTTACATGGCAATGGAATTCACAGGTGAGGTTATTGATAGAATGCCAATGTCTGGAAGGTTTACAATGTGTAACATGGCAATTGAAGCAGGTGCAAAGGCTGGAATTATTGCGCCTGATAAAATTACAGAGGAATATGTAAAAGAACGAGCAAAAAGAACTTATAAATTCTATAGCTCAGACCCTGACGCAATTTATGCAGAGATAAAAGAATATGATTGCTCAAAGATTCCACCAATGGTTGCCTGTCCTCATCTTCCCTCAAATGTTAAACCAGCACAGCAACTCACTCACATAAAAATTGATCAGGTTGTAATAGGCTCGTGCACAAATGGAAGGCTTGAAGACCTGAGAGAGGCAGCACAAATACTTAAAGGAAGAAAAGTGCATCCTGAAGTCCGGATGATAATAATTCCTGCAACTCAAAAAATCTATATGGATGCATTAAAAGAAGGTTTAATAGAAATCTTTATAGAAGCTCAGGCTGTTGTATCACCTCCAACCTGCGGACCATGTCTTGGTGGACACATGGGAATTCTTGCAAAAGGAGAAAAAGCAATAGCTACCACAAACAGAAACTTTGTTGGTAGAATGGGACATCCTGAAAGTGAGGTTTACCTGAGTTCTCCAGCTACGGCTGCTGCAACTGGTGTGCTTGGAAGAATTGGAACACCAGAGGAATTAGGATTGTAG
- a CDS encoding TIGR02757 family protein, translating into MDEIRDTLERLYNSFNFETAIQKDPIRFPKRYREPLDIEIAGIISSSFAYGSIQCFCNFLEGLFNIMGEHPSEFILDFQPSYILKKFSIKYRFSDVDDIVAYLFIIQKLLKNSPSNSLEYYFQGENTILKISNFVKWACTVNLTPVYGKNIKSPGLLHLLPDPLKGSPCKRINLFVRWMVRNQDIDFGLWKSIKPSELIIPLDVHVLRVSKRIGLTQKSSQSMKTALEITEKLKRINPTDPLKYDFVLCHGDINKLI; encoded by the coding sequence ATGGATGAAATAAGAGATACCCTTGAACGGTTGTATAATTCCTTTAATTTTGAAACTGCTATCCAGAAAGACCCGATAAGATTCCCAAAAAGATACAGAGAACCTTTAGACATAGAAATAGCAGGGATTATTTCATCTTCCTTTGCCTACGGAAGCATACAATGTTTCTGCAATTTTCTTGAAGGACTTTTTAATATTATGGGAGAACATCCCTCGGAATTCATACTTGATTTTCAACCATCTTATATCCTTAAAAAGTTTTCAATTAAGTACAGATTCAGTGATGTGGATGATATAGTTGCCTATCTTTTTATTATTCAAAAGTTACTTAAAAATTCTCCGTCAAATTCTCTGGAATACTATTTTCAAGGAGAAAACACTATTCTGAAAATTTCAAATTTTGTTAAATGGGCATGCACAGTGAATTTGACCCCTGTTTATGGGAAAAATATTAAATCTCCTGGTTTACTTCATCTTTTACCAGATCCTCTGAAAGGCAGTCCCTGCAAAAGAATCAATCTTTTTGTCCGATGGATGGTCAGAAATCAAGACATTGATTTTGGCTTGTGGAAGAGCATAAAGCCTTCAGAGTTAATTATCCCTCTTGATGTTCATGTGTTGAGGGTCTCAAAAAGAATAGGACTAACACAGAAAAGCTCTCAGAGTATGAAAACTGCTTTGGAAATTACAGAAAAGTTAAAGAGGATCAATCCTACAGATCCTTTAAAATACGATTTTGTCCTCTGTCATGGAGATATCAATAAGTTGATTTAA
- a CDS encoding S1/P1 nuclease gives MRRIINYTIFLLILIFYSYANAWDCKTHAYIAQKAGIRIPEAACMPDIIRDENYELLAPMHYHNAAPNTVVTPEYIDKYAVKEVTVNIDGRTIKILLPHQAGVLYWKIVNLYEKMKSLDKTKPDNRLSYEYYLVTIAHYIGDLSQPLHNFPYSDSSASDGKIYIDEGAFNKEYHIKFDEAFDSYIGKPQTEEKLNKALKEIKISNTENLKNEISKIANSAIKIANQCYKEKRMPTEEELIEQISWSVSLLKAVIKSTY, from the coding sequence ATGAGAAGAATTATAAATTATACGATTTTTCTTCTCATCCTTATTTTTTATTCCTATGCAAATGCATGGGATTGTAAAACCCATGCCTATATTGCTCAAAAAGCAGGTATAAGAATTCCTGAAGCAGCATGTATGCCAGACATAATCCGCGATGAAAACTATGAGCTTCTTGCTCCAATGCATTATCATAATGCTGCACCAAATACGGTTGTAACGCCTGAATACATTGATAAATATGCTGTTAAAGAAGTAACAGTGAATATTGATGGGAGAACAATAAAAATTCTTCTACCTCATCAGGCAGGGGTTCTTTACTGGAAAATTGTCAACCTTTATGAGAAAATGAAATCTCTTGATAAAACTAAACCAGATAATAGGCTTTCTTATGAGTACTATCTCGTAACAATTGCTCACTACATCGGAGATCTTTCTCAGCCGCTGCACAATTTTCCTTATTCAGACTCATCAGCAAGTGATGGGAAAATATATATTGATGAAGGAGCTTTTAATAAAGAATACCATATAAAGTTTGATGAAGCCTTTGATTCCTATATTGGTAAACCTCAAACAGAAGAAAAACTCAATAAAGCATTAAAAGAAATAAAAATCTCAAACACAGAGAATTTAAAAAATGAAATTTCAAAAATTGCAAATTCAGCAATAAAAATTGCAAATCAATGTTACAAAGAAAAAAGAATGCCTACTGAGGAAGAACTGATTGAACAGATTTCATGGTCAGTTTCTTTACTGAAAGCTGTTATTAAATCAACTTATTGA
- a CDS encoding alginate export family protein has translation MNQFLRVLLSFVFLISFFFQVSFAIENEHGASVRLRQEIWDNVVDLGTMPNKQPDRNFFRLRIQLWDNVKLNDNFGAYIRLATEPKYYTGPYRLTLDNETNRKRLDQDEVIIDNLYIDIKKPFDLPVNFRIGRQDFLGKDMYGEGFLILDGTPADGSRTFYFNAIKATINIAPDNSIDLVYVSNPKTDQYLPSIHPAYYDKASGGLYINHKKRLAASNEKGFWIYGRNKIFEWLNVEPYYIYKKEDAYDVIKESHINTFGMRAVFKISDFSLRGELAKQYGKYQDGTKRSGLGGYAFAGYTFSSCPVIPTVEVGYVYLSGDKTGTKDKDEGFDPLFSRAPQWNELLIYTLVPETSKKGGPIPGYWTNLKAVVTNLLLKPIKDLSIKLSYQHLWADEKTSDLPSIMFSNDGKNRGDLWAFITNYKFTKNLDGMLQLEYFEPGNFYSDKARNATFIRWQLQYKL, from the coding sequence ATGAATCAGTTTTTAAGAGTTTTATTAAGCTTTGTTTTTTTAATCAGTTTTTTTTTTCAAGTCTCCTTTGCCATTGAAAATGAACATGGTGCATCTGTTAGGCTAAGACAGGAGATATGGGACAATGTTGTTGACCTCGGAACAATGCCAAACAAGCAACCTGACAGAAACTTTTTCAGACTGCGTATTCAGTTATGGGATAATGTAAAACTTAATGATAACTTTGGAGCTTACATAAGATTAGCAACAGAGCCAAAGTATTACACTGGTCCATATCGCTTAACTCTTGATAATGAAACAAACAGGAAAAGATTGGATCAGGATGAAGTTATAATTGATAATCTCTATATTGACATTAAAAAACCTTTTGATTTACCTGTAAACTTCAGAATTGGAAGGCAGGATTTTCTCGGTAAAGACATGTATGGCGAAGGATTTCTTATTCTTGATGGCACTCCGGCTGATGGCTCAAGAACTTTTTATTTTAACGCTATAAAAGCAACTATAAATATTGCTCCTGATAATTCAATTGACTTAGTTTATGTTTCAAATCCTAAAACAGATCAGTATTTACCAAGTATTCATCCTGCCTACTATGATAAAGCTTCAGGTGGTCTTTACATCAATCACAAAAAAAGGCTCGCTGCCTCAAATGAAAAAGGCTTCTGGATTTATGGAAGAAATAAAATATTTGAATGGCTAAATGTTGAACCTTATTATATCTACAAAAAGGAAGATGCTTATGATGTAATAAAAGAAAGCCATATTAACACTTTTGGAATGAGAGCAGTATTTAAAATAAGTGATTTCTCCTTAAGAGGCGAGCTTGCAAAACAATATGGAAAATATCAAGATGGAACTAAAAGAAGCGGGCTTGGTGGCTATGCCTTTGCTGGATATACATTTTCCAGCTGTCCTGTAATTCCTACTGTAGAAGTTGGTTATGTTTATCTTTCAGGTGATAAAACAGGAACAAAAGACAAAGATGAAGGCTTTGATCCGCTTTTTTCAAGAGCACCCCAGTGGAATGAGCTTTTGATTTATACATTAGTACCTGAAACCTCTAAAAAGGGTGGACCAATTCCTGGTTACTGGACAAATCTAAAAGCAGTAGTTACAAATTTATTGCTGAAACCAATTAAGGATTTAAGCATAAAGCTCTCATATCAACATCTCTGGGCGGATGAAAAAACAAGTGATTTACCTTCAATAATGTTTTCCAATGATGGAAAAAATCGTGGTGATCTGTGGGCATTTATCACAAACTACAAATTCACAAAAAATCTTGATGGAATGCTTCAGCTTGAGTATTTTGAACCTGGCAACTTTTATTCAGATAAAGCAAGAAATGCCACATTCATAAGATGGCAGCTTCAGTATAAATTATAG
- a CDS encoding DUF465 domain-containing protein, protein MKEEEIIEILKKENEEFRKLYEEHRHLDSILDEMNKKPYLTPEEEIEKKRMQKEKLYKKDKMAEMIRQYKAKLQREATQ, encoded by the coding sequence ATGAAAGAAGAAGAGATCATTGAGATTCTTAAAAAAGAAAACGAAGAGTTTCGCAAGCTTTATGAGGAACACAGACACCTTGATAGCATTCTTGATGAAATGAACAAAAAGCCTTATTTAACTCCAGAAGAAGAAATCGAGAAAAAAAGAATGCAGAAAGAGAAACTTTATAAGAAAGATAAAATGGCTGAAATGATAAGACAATATAAAGCTAAATTGCAAAGGGAGGCAACCCAGTGA
- the ilvD gene encoding dihydroxy-acid dehydratase: protein MRSDIVKKGLERTPHRALLYATGIPHSEMNKPFIGVATSFTDIIPGHISMNELSRFIEKGIHTRGGYPFFFGIPGICDGIAMGHKGMKYSLPSRELIADMIECIVEAHQFDGIVLLTNCDKITPGMLMAAARLDIPAIVLTAGPMLAGYYKGQRRNLTSDTFEAVGKFKKGVLTEQDLQALELCACPTAGSCQGMYTANTMACVTEAMGMSLPGVAATPAVMSEKRRLAFETGVKIVELVKKKLTARKILTKEAFYNAIIIDMALGGSTNTVLHIKAVAHEAGIELPLEIFDEISKKTPHIVNIIPSGQHYMEDLYRAGGIPAVLQRLKDKIFSNPTVSGFDIKEIAEKAQIYDEDVIRPIEKAYHKEGGIAILKGNLAPDGAVVKQTAVSPKMLRFEGTACCFDSEEEAMNAILDGKIKEGDVIIIRYEGPSGGPGMREMLSPTSAITGMGLNESVALITDGRFSGGTRGPCIGHVSPEAARGGPIALVKDGDRILIDIPNRKLDIMVSESELKKRSKDWKPRKSKIKRGYLSRYAHMVSSADKGAIMQEHLNKV, encoded by the coding sequence GTGAGAAGTGACATAGTTAAAAAAGGTCTTGAAAGAACTCCTCATCGCGCACTTCTTTATGCAACAGGAATTCCTCATTCTGAAATGAATAAACCATTTATTGGTGTAGCTACAAGTTTCACAGATATAATACCTGGCCATATTTCAATGAATGAACTCTCAAGATTTATAGAAAAAGGGATTCATACAAGAGGGGGCTATCCATTTTTCTTTGGTATTCCAGGTATCTGTGATGGGATTGCTATGGGTCATAAGGGAATGAAGTATTCTTTGCCATCGAGGGAGTTAATTGCGGATATGATTGAATGTATTGTAGAAGCCCATCAATTTGATGGTATTGTGCTTCTTACAAACTGTGATAAGATTACACCTGGAATGCTTATGGCTGCTGCAAGGCTTGACATTCCAGCAATAGTTCTTACAGCAGGACCAATGCTTGCAGGATACTACAAAGGTCAAAGAAGAAATCTTACTTCTGACACTTTTGAAGCAGTTGGAAAGTTTAAAAAGGGAGTTTTAACAGAACAAGACCTCCAGGCTCTTGAACTTTGTGCGTGTCCTACTGCGGGTTCATGTCAGGGGATGTATACAGCAAATACTATGGCTTGTGTTACTGAGGCTATGGGAATGAGCCTTCCAGGAGTAGCTGCTACTCCAGCTGTTATGTCTGAAAAGAGAAGGCTTGCCTTTGAAACTGGAGTAAAAATTGTTGAACTCGTAAAAAAGAAATTAACCGCAAGAAAGATACTTACAAAAGAAGCTTTTTATAATGCTATTATAATTGATATGGCACTTGGTGGTTCTACAAATACTGTTTTACATATAAAAGCAGTGGCGCATGAAGCAGGAATAGAGCTTCCTCTTGAGATTTTTGACGAAATTAGCAAAAAAACTCCTCACATTGTAAATATAATTCCTTCGGGACAGCATTATATGGAAGACCTTTACAGAGCTGGTGGAATTCCAGCTGTGCTTCAAAGACTTAAAGATAAAATTTTTTCAAATCCAACAGTTTCTGGTTTTGATATAAAAGAAATTGCAGAGAAAGCTCAGATCTACGATGAAGATGTAATTAGACCAATTGAAAAGGCCTATCATAAAGAGGGAGGAATAGCAATTCTTAAAGGAAATCTTGCGCCAGATGGAGCTGTAGTTAAGCAAACTGCTGTTTCTCCAAAAATGCTTCGTTTTGAAGGAACAGCTTGCTGTTTTGATTCAGAAGAAGAAGCTATGAACGCAATTCTTGATGGAAAAATAAAAGAAGGAGATGTCATTATAATAAGATATGAAGGCCCATCTGGCGGTCCTGGAATGAGGGAAATGCTTTCTCCAACAAGTGCAATCACTGGAATGGGACTTAATGAATCAGTTGCTTTAATTACAGATGGAAGATTTTCAGGTGGAACCCGTGGTCCCTGTATTGGTCATGTCTCACCAGAAGCTGCTCGTGGTGGTCCAATTGCTCTGGTTAAGGATGGTGATAGAATTTTGATTGATATACCAAACAGAAAACTCGATATTATGGTTTCAGAAAGTGAGTTAAAAAAGAGGAGCAAGGATTGGAAGCCAAGAAAGTCAAAAATAAAAAGAGGATATCTTTCAAGATATGCTCATATGGTTAGCTCTGCTGATAAAGGTGCAATAATGCAGGAGCACTTGAATAAAGTCTAA
- the galU gene encoding UTP--glucose-1-phosphate uridylyltransferase GalU: MIRKAVLPVAGLGTRFLPATKASPKEMLPVVDKPLIQYAVEEAVRVGIEEFIFITGKHKRAIEDHFDKAYELEERLKSAGKYELLEKINCFENLNFAFIRQKEPKGLGDAILCAKPFVKEEPFVVILSDDLIDPEYSVLDEMIKIYKDKKAPVIALEEVSLNEVSRYGIVSGKQTDGFYIINDLVEKPEPQNAPSSLAIIGRYILTPQIFKHLENLQPGKSGEIQLTDALRSLLEETQIYGCIIKGKRYDAGEKLGYLKTIVEFALKDREISCQFINFLKEKLSTIENH, from the coding sequence ATGATTAGAAAAGCAGTCTTGCCAGTAGCAGGCCTTGGAACAAGATTCCTTCCAGCAACAAAGGCTTCTCCAAAAGAAATGCTTCCGGTAGTTGACAAACCTCTTATTCAGTATGCAGTTGAAGAAGCTGTGAGAGTAGGGATTGAGGAGTTTATCTTTATTACAGGTAAGCACAAAAGAGCAATTGAAGACCATTTTGACAAGGCTTATGAATTAGAAGAAAGGCTTAAATCTGCAGGGAAATATGAACTTCTTGAAAAAATTAACTGTTTTGAAAATCTTAATTTTGCCTTTATAAGACAAAAAGAACCAAAAGGACTCGGAGATGCCATTTTATGTGCTAAGCCTTTTGTTAAAGAGGAACCTTTTGTAGTGATTTTAAGTGATGATTTGATAGATCCTGAGTACTCTGTTCTTGATGAAATGATAAAAATTTATAAAGACAAGAAAGCTCCAGTAATAGCTCTTGAAGAGGTTTCTTTAAATGAAGTTTCAAGATATGGTATAGTTTCAGGCAAACAAACAGACGGATTTTATATTATCAATGATTTGGTAGAAAAACCAGAGCCTCAAAATGCTCCATCCTCTCTTGCAATAATTGGCAGGTATATTTTAACTCCTCAGATATTTAAACATCTTGAAAATTTACAGCCAGGTAAAAGCGGAGAGATTCAATTAACTGATGCTTTAAGATCCCTTTTAGAGGAAACGCAAATATACGGTTGTATAATTAAAGGTAAGAGATATGATGCTGGAGAAAAGCTTGGTTATTTAAAAACGATAGTAGAATTTGCTTTAAAAGACAGGGAAATCTCTTGCCAATTTATAAATTTTCTGAAAGAAAAGCTTTCAACCATCGAAAATCATTAA